The nucleotide window TCCACGGGTTTACACGAACTTTTTATCTTATCACCACGTCAAGAATATTTTGAAAATTACCAGTTTAAGTTGGGACAAACTATTATAAAAATGTTATGCTATCTGCATTACTAATTTTATTCGATTTTCGATTTGTCCGCTTTGTTGAAAATAAATTGTTCAATTGCATTAATGTCTTCTTCCGTTAAACGGTCACCAAAGTTGGGCATGCCTAGTGGAAGGAAAATACCGTTTTGTACAATTTCATGAAACGCTTGAGTTCCAACAACGGCACTATATCCTAAATCTGGGGCTACTCCGCCGCCTGTTTCCGCAACTACATGGCAGGTACCGCAGAATCGATTAAAAATACTTTCACCTTTTTTTACCATATTTTCATCTAAGGGAGTGGCGGTAGAGACCAGTTTTTTGGCAAGAACTTCTGGTTTTGAAGGTAAAGGCTGCGTTCCGCCAATTTTAAATGTATAAATGGTGCCAGGAAGCAGTACATCTGTGTGCTTGTTTTTCATGCCATAACCGCCTCCCCAGCCTGTTACTGCCGTAAGGTATTGAATACCATCTACTGAATAGGTCACTGGAGGTGCCATGATGCCGGTATGTAAGTCTGCTTCCCATATCAATTCACCATTTGTGGCATCATAAGCTGTCAAACGCCCATCTGCAGTGCCTTGAAATACTAGGTTAGATGCCGTAGCCAAAACACCTCCATTCCAAATATTATCTTGCTTAACAGACCAAACCTCCTTTTGATTTATTGGATCCCATGCCACTAGCTTTCCATAATAATTGGCTTTTTCATCAGTAATAGTAGGGTTGGAGGGTAAGGTTCCAATTGCTAGATTCCAACCATTTCCGGTGCCGAACCCTTCTTCATTATAAACCCACGTACTGTCCTGGCCATAATTAGAAAAGGTTTCCCTGGCTGGAATAAAGGTTAAATTGAGGTTGGGATTAAATGCCATTGGTTGCCAGTTATGAGCACCATTAAAATTTGGTGCAATATCTATATTAGCTTTATCATATCTAGCGAATTTTGTTTCTATTGGCTTTCCTGTTTCAAGATCTACCCCCTCAGCCCAATTTACATAAGCAATCTTTTCAGCTGAAATAAGTTCGCCATTTGTTCGGTCTATAACATAGTAAAACCCATTTTTAGGCGCTTGCATGAGAACTTTTCTCGGTTTTCCATCAATTTCCAAATCGGCAAGTATTATGTGCTGTGTTGCTGTAAAGTCCCATGAATCTCCGGGTGTGGTTTGATAATGCCACAAAAGCTCTCCCGTATCAGGATTTATGGCCAGAATAGACGATAAATATAAATTATCCCCTCCGCCCGGGCTTCGTTTATTGCGGTCCCAAGGAGATCCATTTCCTGTGCCAACATACAATGTATTTAATTCTGTGTCATAAGCCATCGCATCCCACACTGTGCCGCCTCCGCCAAATGTCCACCATTCGCCTGTCCAGGTGCTTGCTGCATGTTTCATGGCGTCATTTTCAAAAGGTATAGAAGGGTCTCCAGGTACGGTATAAAACCTCCAAAGTTGTTTGCCTGTTTCAGTGTCATAAGCTGAAAAGTATCCTCTTACGCCAAACTCGGCACCCCCGTTGCCAATTATTACTTTATCATTTATTACCCTAGGCGCACCAGTTATCGTATAAGGTTTGCTTTGATCAACAGTAAGCGTTTCCCAAATTTTCTCTCCTGATTCAGCGTCTAGAGCAATCAATCTTCCATCGAAAGCGCCCAAAAATACCTTGTCTTTATCTAGAGCCACTCCGCGATTAACAACATCACAGCAACCTTTTTCTCCAAAGCTTTTAGGCACCTCTGGGTCAAAGGTCCATATTAGTTCATGCGATTTGAGATCGATAGCATAAACCACACTCCATGGGCCAGTAAGATACATAACCCCATCCTTAACTATAGGAGTCGCTTCAATACCTCTTTTAACACCCAAATCGATACTCCAATCTAACCCGAGTTGGCCAATATTATTTTTAGTTATTTGAGATAAAGGGCTAAACCTTGTTTCTTCATAGTTTAATCCATGAAAGGCCCAATCGCCATCATTATTTTGACTGTCTTTTATACAAGAAGAACATAAAACGAAACTTAGTAAAAGACCAATTCTTATATGTGCCATAGGGTAATGTTTTAGCATTTTAGACGTAGAAAAAGTGTTCCTAATCTACTTAATTTTTTGGGGTTATTTGGCATACAAGGAACCAAAACGGTTAATCTAAGGTAGGTTGGGGTCGTTGCAGGTATGGAAATAAAAACTTTGATGCATATCTTTAATCTTTTCTTTCTGCTAAAAACAATTGATTATTGTCCGGATCCTCGAAATATGCTAACCGAATCCATCCGTCTTGTTCCAATTCAAATTTTATTCCTTTAGATTCTAGTTCTTTAATAGTTGCATCAAAATTAATAACCCCAAGGCCAATTGACAGGTTATTTCCTTTTACGATTTTCCCTGTAGTAGGATGAAGTCCAATTAAAAGATCGGGTGCCTGTATTTCTGCATAATGATTTCCGTATCTGTTAACCAACTCTAAACCCAATTTTATTTGGTAAAACTCAATGGCTTGGTCCATATCTGAGATCATCACATTTACTCGGCATGTCTTTAAATTATTCATGTATGACCCTTTGTTTATGGTTGTGCTTGATAGTTTGTATAATGCAAAGGCGCATTAGCTGCATACTAATTTACCAAATAAAACTAGGCAACGGTTGATGATAAAGATATTTCGAGAATTAAATCAGAACCAATAAACTATTAGGTTTTTATTGAATGCGTATTTATTTTTTATCCGGATTGGGGTTTCTTTTTTCGAATCAGATTTTGATCAATCGGTCAAATTTTCTTTAACAATAACAGATTTAGTTGAAGCCGATTTTTTTCTTAGTTCAGCTACTTTTTGATATTCTGTCGAGTTAATAAACTTTTGCAGTTCCTCCATAGAATTCCATTCCAGAATTATCAATCTGTTCGGATTCCAATTCCCTTCACCTGGAATAACCATTTTATCGGGGTCTTTGTCAAAAGCCATGCCGCCAGATCGAACCAAATATTTCCCGTTATAGCTCTTTATTATTGGTTCAACCTTTACCCTATATTGTTCATACATAATTGTGTCGTGTACTGTAATGTCTAGTACAACGAATATTTTTGGAGATATAGGTTCTTGGGATTTCTCTGTTTGTGCTTGGATAGATAATGTCCATAAAAACAGAATGGGTAGAAGATAGATTGTTTTGCTTTTCATATTGTTCCTTTTGATAAGTATTGTTTTCAGCTTGAAGGTAACTGTTTGTATAACGCAGCGTTGGTTTAAGACTAACATAGTAAAATGAGGGAACTTTGGTTGGGTGGAGGATTCCGATTAGGAAGACAAGAAGCAATAGGGGTTATACTGGGCGGTACTTTCATTATTTATCTATCAATTTCATCTTTAATCTGTTGAGCTAAGGCATCAATTTTTGGTAAAAATTCATTGATGGCGTTTTTTGAACTATTGGCTCGCCATTCAATATCTGAAAGTAACCATACAAATTCTGGTTTTTGGAAAATGTCTTCAGGGATACGGTTAACTATCCAAGTATTATTTTTATCCAAGTATGGATATTCACGAAGTGAGAGTAACATTTCAACATTAGGCCTATAGCGCCTAGTAGTATGTTCTATTTGAGTTTGAAAGACCGGTAAAACAAAGTCAAAGAAATTGATAAGATGATTTCGTATATTATCATTAGACACTCTATCTATACCAGAGGATTTTAAAGCATCATATGGCCCTCTGTTAAATTGAAAATATCTTCCAATGTTTAAATTCCATAATCTCGTGTACAAAGAGTCATGAAAAGTGGCCCTGTTTTGGGTCAAGTTTGAGAAATATTTAACAGTGCTATCGAGGGTAGCATAAGCATTGAAATTTTCTTGTAAATTCAAATGGTCAACCATTAATCCCTTTTCAATTTCTGATAGCATTTTAACTTCAAAAGCTCTATTGTTTTTAGCCTCATTCCAGTTATTAATTTGAAGCGCAATGAGAATACCAACGACCACCAAAATGATTTCGCCAATGGCGTATTTGAAATATTTAGAGGTTTTATTTTCCATAACTAGTGATTGACGGATGTGTCTAAAGAATTTAATCATTGTGCTAATTCAATTTCTATCAAATCCAACAGTTCTAGAATTCGTTCTCTGAGTGCATAGGACTGGCTATTGATCATCTCTGAAAAGGTAGCGCAATCAGCAATATAACCTTCCAATCTATAATCGTTCAATACCACGGCACTATCAAAATTTGTTTTTGACTTCGCTAACTTGAATGTGGTTTTCTTGCCTTCATCCAAATGAAAAGCACTCATTTTTTGGTTTTCCCAGAATGCATGATTGATTGTTCTTCCAGGGATTAAATTGTTCAAATAAGGTAAAAAGTGATTAGCGCTAAGGTTGCCCCAAGAGATCTCTTCTTCCGTAACCTGAACGATTTCGCTCGTCCAACGTGCTAATTTCTCTTTGAGCACTTGATTTTTTATCAACTGCATTTGTCCAGAACTCGCTAAGTCGTTCACGATGGGATCAAACGTAGGAACCATCTGTGTAATCGATAGGAATGCAATTAAGCTGTCTTGATTTGCGGTTTCAGGATGATCGAAATAGTCCAGAAGTTGAAGCGAAGCAGCAAGCATATCGTCACGGAGACGGATTTTTTGATCGAGCTGTTCTAAATTACTTTGAAATTCTGATTTTAACTGGCCTAATAAAACCTGTTCCTGCACTCGCTCTTTTCTGTTTTCGTTCCAATTGTTGATCTGAAGTGCAAGGAGGATACCAATAACTACAAGGATTATTTCTCCAATTGCGTATTTGAAATAGCGCGAGGTCTTATTATTTTCCATAGATTTTAAACGGATTTGGCGGAAGAATTTAATCATCCAACTCTTTTTTAATTTGAAGTAATAATGAATCCATAGTGTCCCGCAGTTCCGAAAAATGATTTATTTGACCTTCTAAAATCCAAATTTTTTGAAGCAATATGTTTATTACAAAGACATTATTCCTATAATCATCTAATGATTTAAACGAAACGTCTGATTTCGATTTATCAAAATTGGAAAAATCTTCATTCGAAAATCTTTCATCTCTTTTATAATCGGTTTGTGGTAAGTGATCATAATTGAGTAACTGCGGTGCAATTATATTTCTAGTATAATCCTTCATCGCTGTGTCCCAACTTTCATAATTCTTATTGTAATACAACAATATTGAATCTAATAGAACTTGGTTTTTTATTAATTCTATCTTGCCAGTAGATATGAGATTATTGAATGTAGTTTCATTTTGATTAAATCCGCTGATGTTTAAAATGTTGCTGAATTTTGCTTTAAACGTAATGAAATCACCAGTTTCATTATTTAGTAAAATGTTTACAGCCGTTTTGAAATCTGACAAATTATCTCCGTTGACTATAATTTGATTTTTTATTTGAACTACATCGGAACGAATATCGTTTTGTAACTTTTGAAGAATAAATCGCTCTTGTTTGTTTTCTTTTTGCTCTTGACTCCAATTATTTATTTGAAGCGCGATGAGGATACCAATAACCACAAGGATTATTTCGCCTATGGCATATTTAAAATAGCGAGAAGCCTTATTGTTTTCCATAGATTTTAAACGGATTTGGCGGAAGAATTTAATCATTAATTTCGATTTGTTGCCTTACAAGTTCTACAACCCCTTCGTTGATCTGTTCAATAGTTCTATTAAGATCTAACAAGTCGGCCAGGATGTGGATTTTTAGGGTTATAATATTTCTAAATTTTTGGTCTTTAATAACATTAAGGATTCTGTTTTTATCAACCGCTGGAGGTAATGGATAATCCTCTACTCGTAACCACGGAACGGCTTGGTAATCTAAGTACTCTATGATGTATGGCTGAAAAGTATTTACAAGGTCCATTTCGTGGGTAGATTGCACCAGTTTAATAAGATCAACGTACTTATAATAATCAGCAATTTTAGATTTTAGACTTGCGTTGGTCATTAGTTTGAAATCTCCTGACCCAATTAAATTATTATAAGTTCTG belongs to Aegicerativicinus sediminis and includes:
- a CDS encoding PQQ-dependent dehydrogenase, methanol/ethanol family; the protein is MAHIRIGLLLSFVLCSSCIKDSQNNDGDWAFHGLNYEETRFSPLSQITKNNIGQLGLDWSIDLGVKRGIEATPIVKDGVMYLTGPWSVVYAIDLKSHELIWTFDPEVPKSFGEKGCCDVVNRGVALDKDKVFLGAFDGRLIALDAESGEKIWETLTVDQSKPYTITGAPRVINDKVIIGNGGAEFGVRGYFSAYDTETGKQLWRFYTVPGDPSIPFENDAMKHAASTWTGEWWTFGGGGTVWDAMAYDTELNTLYVGTGNGSPWDRNKRSPGGGDNLYLSSILAINPDTGELLWHYQTTPGDSWDFTATQHIILADLEIDGKPRKVLMQAPKNGFYYVIDRTNGELISAEKIAYVNWAEGVDLETGKPIETKFARYDKANIDIAPNFNGAHNWQPMAFNPNLNLTFIPARETFSNYGQDSTWVYNEEGFGTGNGWNLAIGTLPSNPTITDEKANYYGKLVAWDPINQKEVWSVKQDNIWNGGVLATASNLVFQGTADGRLTAYDATNGELIWEADLHTGIMAPPVTYSVDGIQYLTAVTGWGGGYGMKNKHTDVLLPGTIYTFKIGGTQPLPSKPEVLAKKLVSTATPLDENMVKKGESIFNRFCGTCHVVAETGGGVAPDLGYSAVVGTQAFHEIVQNGIFLPLGMPNFGDRLTEEDINAIEQFIFNKADKSKIE
- a CDS encoding VOC family protein, with amino-acid sequence MNNLKTCRVNVMISDMDQAIEFYQIKLGLELVNRYGNHYAEIQAPDLLIGLHPTTGKIVKGNNLSIGLGVINFDATIKELESKGIKFELEQDGWIRLAYFEDPDNNQLFLAERKD
- a CDS encoding DUF1330 domain-containing protein, which gives rise to MKSKTIYLLPILFLWTLSIQAQTEKSQEPISPKIFVVLDITVHDTIMYEQYRVKVEPIIKSYNGKYLVRSGGMAFDKDPDKMVIPGEGNWNPNRLIILEWNSMEELQKFINSTEYQKVAELRKKSASTKSVIVKENLTD
- a CDS encoding DUF6090 family protein; its protein translation is MENKTSKYFKYAIGEIILVVVGILIALQINNWNEAKNNRAFEVKMLSEIEKGLMVDHLNLQENFNAYATLDSTVKYFSNLTQNRATFHDSLYTRLWNLNIGRYFQFNRGPYDALKSSGIDRVSNDNIRNHLINFFDFVLPVFQTQIEHTTRRYRPNVEMLLSLREYPYLDKNNTWIVNRIPEDIFQKPEFVWLLSDIEWRANSSKNAINEFLPKIDALAQQIKDEIDR
- a CDS encoding DUF6090 family protein gives rise to the protein MIKFFRQIRLKSMENNKTSRYFKYAIGEIILVVIGILLALQINNWNENRKERVQEQVLLGQLKSEFQSNLEQLDQKIRLRDDMLAASLQLLDYFDHPETANQDSLIAFLSITQMVPTFDPIVNDLASSGQMQLIKNQVLKEKLARWTSEIVQVTEEEISWGNLSANHFLPYLNNLIPGRTINHAFWENQKMSAFHLDEGKKTTFKLAKSKTNFDSAVVLNDYRLEGYIADCATFSEMINSQSYALRERILELLDLIEIELAQ
- a CDS encoding DUF6090 family protein, producing the protein MIKFFRQIRLKSMENNKASRYFKYAIGEIILVVIGILIALQINNWSQEQKENKQERFILQKLQNDIRSDVVQIKNQIIVNGDNLSDFKTAVNILLNNETGDFITFKAKFSNILNISGFNQNETTFNNLISTGKIELIKNQVLLDSILLYYNKNYESWDTAMKDYTRNIIAPQLLNYDHLPQTDYKRDERFSNEDFSNFDKSKSDVSFKSLDDYRNNVFVINILLQKIWILEGQINHFSELRDTMDSLLLQIKKELDD
- a CDS encoding DUF6090 family protein; this translates as MLKFFRKIRYKSMSQNKTAKYLKYAIGEIFLVVIGILIALQINNWNESNKNKSIEKVYLKELLEDFEINLKKSQNTIDKIAGTLPKLISLLEQSTLEKPTISIDSLNKNFSLMSSMPAYISTDRTYNNLIGSGDFKLMTNASLKSKIADYYKYVDLIKLVQSTHEMDLVNTFQPYIIEYLDYQAVPWLRVEDYPLPPAVDKNRILNVIKDQKFRNIITLKIHILADLLDLNRTIEQINEGVVELVRQQIEIND